From one Streptomyces sp. CA-210063 genomic stretch:
- the rbfA gene encoding 30S ribosome-binding factor RbfA has translation MADNARAKRLADLIREVVAQKLLRGIKDPRLGSQVTITDTRVTGDLREATVFYTVYGDDEERAAAAAGLESAKGILRSEVGRAAGVKFTPTLTFVADALPDTAKTIEDLLDKARSSDAKVRESASGAQYAGEADPYRKPDEDEDDAAE, from the coding sequence GTGGCCGACAACGCGCGTGCCAAGAGGCTGGCGGACCTCATCCGAGAGGTGGTGGCCCAGAAGCTGCTGCGCGGGATCAAGGACCCGCGGCTCGGCTCACAGGTGACCATCACGGACACCCGGGTGACCGGGGACCTGCGGGAGGCGACCGTCTTCTACACGGTGTACGGGGACGACGAGGAGCGGGCGGCCGCCGCCGCGGGGCTGGAGAGCGCCAAGGGCATCCTCCGTTCCGAAGTCGGCCGGGCGGCAGGGGTGAAGTTCACGCCGACGCTCACGTTCGTGGCCGACGCCCTCCCGGACACCGCCAAGACGATCGAGGACCTCCTCGACAAGGCGCGGTCCTCGGATGCCAAGGTGCGCGAGAGCGCCTCGGGCGCCCAGTACGCCGGTGAAGCCGACCCGTACCGGAAGCCGGACGAGGACGAGGACGACGCCGCCGAATGA
- a CDS encoding DUF503 domain-containing protein has protein sequence MYVGTLSFDLLLGDVRSLKEKRSVVRPIVAELQRKFAVSVAEVDHMDLHRRAVIGLAVVSGDTGHLTDVLDRCERLVAGRPEVELLSVRRRLHGDDD, from the coding sequence ATGTACGTGGGGACTCTGTCCTTCGATCTCCTGCTCGGCGACGTACGGTCGCTGAAGGAGAAGCGCTCCGTCGTCCGTCCGATCGTGGCCGAGCTGCAGCGCAAGTTCGCGGTGAGCGTGGCGGAGGTCGACCACATGGATCTGCATCGCCGGGCCGTGATCGGACTGGCCGTGGTCTCGGGCGACACGGGGCATCTGACGGACGTACTCGACCGGTGCGAGCGGCTGGTCGCCGGGCGGCCCGAGGTGGAACTGCTCTCGGTGAGACGGCGCCTGCACGGCGACGACGACTGA
- the truB gene encoding tRNA pseudouridine(55) synthase TruB, which yields MTQQRQKTTTPDGLVIVDKPSGFTSHDVVAKMRGIARTRRVGHAGTLDPMATGVLVLGVEKATKLLGHLALTEKEYLGTIRLGQTTVTDDAEGEITASVDASKVTRDAVDAGITQLTGEIMQVPSKVSAIKIDGVRSYKRARDGEDFEIPARPVTISSFAVYDVRDAVAEDGTPVLDLVVSVVCSSGTYIRALARDLGADLGVGGHLTALRRTRVGPYKLDSARTLDQLQEELTVMPVAEAATAAFPRWDVDDRRARLLLNGVRLEMPEEYSGRGAVAVFDPTGRFLALVENEKGKAKSLAVFG from the coding sequence ATGACCCAGCAGCGCCAGAAGACCACCACGCCCGACGGCCTTGTCATCGTCGACAAGCCGTCGGGCTTCACTTCGCACGACGTCGTCGCCAAGATGCGGGGCATCGCCCGCACCCGGCGGGTCGGGCACGCGGGCACGCTCGATCCCATGGCCACCGGTGTGCTCGTCCTGGGCGTGGAGAAGGCGACCAAGCTGCTCGGTCACCTCGCGCTCACCGAGAAGGAGTACCTGGGGACCATCCGGCTCGGGCAGACGACGGTCACCGACGACGCCGAGGGCGAGATCACGGCGTCGGTCGACGCGTCGAAGGTCACCCGCGACGCCGTCGACGCCGGCATCACCCAGCTGACCGGCGAGATCATGCAGGTGCCGTCCAAGGTCAGCGCCATCAAGATCGACGGCGTGCGGTCGTACAAGCGGGCCCGGGACGGCGAGGACTTCGAGATTCCCGCCCGGCCCGTCACCATCTCGTCCTTCGCGGTCTACGACGTCCGGGACGCCGTCGCCGAGGACGGCACCCCGGTCCTCGACCTGGTGGTGTCGGTGGTGTGCTCCTCCGGGACGTACATCCGGGCCCTCGCCCGCGACCTGGGCGCCGACCTGGGCGTCGGCGGCCACCTCACCGCACTGCGCCGGACGCGCGTGGGGCCGTACAAGCTGGACTCCGCCCGGACCCTCGACCAGCTCCAGGAGGAGCTGACGGTGATGCCGGTCGCCGAGGCCGCCACGGCCGCGTTCCCCCGCTGGGACGTGGACGACCGGCGGGCGCGGCTGCTGCTGAACGGCGTACGCCTGGAGATGCCCGAGGAGTACAGCGGCCGCGGCGCCGTCGCCGTCTTCGACCCCACCGGCCGCTTCCTGGCCCTGGTGGAGAACGAGAAGGGCAAGGCGAAGAGCCTGGCCGTGTTCGGCTGA